The sequence CAAAAAATCCAAACCGAAATAACATGCCAAGACGAAATAATTGCAAGACGAGATAAGCTCCGGCGATTACATGCGATTATTTaatcgcaagacgagataagctTGCAACGTGGGAGTTTTGAACTTGTAATTGAACATAACATTTTCGAAACCTAATTCCTTTGCTGGAGATGTCGACCGGTCCTACGAACTCCACCGAGGCTGCCAACGCCGTCGCCGCTGCCAAtgccgctgccgctgcctctgctgccgccgcctccgccgcggcCGCATCAACCGTGGCACCCGCCACCTCTACCGCTGCTGCCTCCACTTTTAGTGGTGGTCCTTTTGGTGGTCCAACACCGCTACCTTTCATGTTTGGTGCTAACCAAACAACTTTTGGAGGAGAAAGTTCCACGCAAGGAACGGCACCACTTCCGTTCGTGTTTGGTGCTAACCAAATAACTTTTGGAGGAGAAAGTTCCACGCAAGGAACGGTTGGCCAAACCTCGTTTGGGTCAACATTTGGTTCCACTTCGAGTGATTCCATGGGGTCCATGTTTGGACAGAACGTTGGGGCCTTCGGGACCAACATGATGGGCTATGGCCATGTGGTGTGGATTTTACACCCATTCCCTCTAGCaatttatacatctgatctcgattcaaagctttagtgagcggatcggccagattatctattgacttttaatgattcctaaacacctcagggaggttgagtatagcaggatactcgaaaaagaatcacctatataagtgagatgtggggaccgcatcgacctaacacttatgaatccaaagagctgtccaaggcccgcaaaggacaaaaacgtgagaacgaaatgaggttgaggcgttagtgtgttaatactgttgtctcggtatacacgaaggagaaatggttcaaagacatcaagttctaccaattcaccagtatatccgatagtattaactaaggatggttcaaggccgcaaaccacctattctaatgcactaaggtctcttgagaatagagcttgtgtctgcatttgcatttggctatttccactcatgtgggggattgttggaaattggttgtgagtaaccaatgtttaataatttttcgagtaccgaaaacatttaatttagcagaattaaatggaacaggatcgatctacgttccgagtagatgatcgtagtatatttatttactcaaaaccgatttccggtgagtgagaaataattgtttaaagttgggtacttgaaacatggagttgtgggaaaagataagcattaaataagatttaatacTTATCCCACATCGGGATGTGGATCACctttattacagtataaaagctattacatcacaggatgtaataaaactgtgtgcacacgtgacgggttgcaaagcccacacgcgcgcgccgccgcccgcccggccccggccccgtcgcccgacgcccgtCGCCTGGCcccggcgcccggccccggTCCCGGTCCCGGCCCGTTCCCGTCACCCGACgcgcggccgtggacttggatcttgacaattggtctttgggtggtctttgggctggcctttgggcctaccctaggcccacatcgactcttatctttttggaccaacgaaaacttggttcgaaggggacgaggcccaactcggttgggcctacgcgcatgcacacgaagcccactagggcttggcccgggaggacccttgttctcccaggaagcttcccacgtaactgctgctgtcggaggagtcatggcagagctgttACATCTGTAACTGCTGTCGTAGGAGTCATGGCAGATTCAAACAGCAGGGCTGTTACTGCTGTAACCCCCGACACCTTTTGAATACCATCAATGGTATTAATCCCGCAGGTTCCTCTATTTgatgtggactgtgcctataaataggacagcctccatgcatcatcTACACAACTGAAACAAGCATTTTACACCAAAACTCTGCTGCACTCTGCATCATCTGTtgagttctgttctcgcctcgttccagttcgccggagctcgttggtctgcggtgctgctacctacgagacgaagctGTTTCAtttttggggacgacacgccaaaccgagagcactaccggggcgtatctcgtcttgcggacagaggaccCTCCTCAACTCGGCTATTTCCTGGTTTATTAgattgtaatttcaatacagtttttCCCTTGTATTCTCATCTCCTACATTTCTGTGTTCCATTGTACTACGCCCGCGAGCTTGTAATCCAACAGGACACTTTACTCGTATTTTAGTTGAAATAGATCTATCTCTAGCTGTACAAGAGACGAACATTCTTTAGcaaaaaatcaagaaataaaaatGGGCGACCATCGAGATAACTCGCAAGGAATAGGATAGACGGATGAAGATGATAAATGAGTCGGACTTaggatttaaaattttatttctaagtTTATAAATCAACGTTGTTAGatgatttgtaaaaatagttatgaatataaattaatataatattctattgCATAAAAAATCAACAACACAacaccaataataataataataataataataataataataataataataataatatgcatTACATCATTGCCTtataaacaaattttaaaataaggaCATAATAGGTAAcccaaattttgtaaaacaaggctctttaataataggtatagatataGATAAGAGAAAAGAAGGGagatatttaaagacataatttttttgtattatcctttatttttcaatgataaatttatccatcaaagcgAACACACCCTTAATATATTAGACACTTTCTCCGCTATCAATATTAAACAACTTTTCATACATATTTATGGGGCACGAAGAGAGTATATATGATTATATTAGTTGATTTTCAATCCTATTTACGTATAATCATCTAATCATTCATTcttcatatattttatgtatcCGAGAATAACTGGAAAAGTGGAAACAAGATCaaatacttcctctgtccccGTAATAAGTTCCTATCCATTTTGGGAcattaccccaccactaataatacttatttattcttacttttcaactTTTCACTATTCCACAttctaattataacacattttcaccacttctaATACTAATTATtatactttttctccactatcagtACACGCaacaatttttccttaaaacccgtccCGTCCTCCTACtatgaagttatttggggacgAAGCGAGTATATAATTTAGTCATTATGGCCAAATCCAAAATCGAGTATACACCCACCACCCGACCTCCCCATAAACGATACGATGATGAAAAATTCGTAGATACATTTATTTTTGGGTAATtaattggtgtataaatacatgaactttactaactttttggtatttaacatgaactttaaaacctagttataaatacataaactttaaacttattcaatttttaacACATTTTTTGTATTTGATGAAATTATTGCTGACatgtcaaaattaaaattgagttGGCAAAATTAATCATCCAGCTGTCATCCAACTAATAAATTTAGTTATGAAGGCAGACATTAAACATCCGaaatcacacacacactcctctctctctctctctctctctctctcaccccaACCCCCACCCTCGACAGACCCTCCTCTACTTGGCAGACCCTCTCCGGCGAGCAAAGCTCAAGCCCTTCTCCAACCGCGAACCTCTAGACGTCACACCCTTCCATAGGGCCTATTCTCCAGCCGCGAACTCTTCTACGACCTCTGCCAGGAACCCCTTCTCCTTCCTCCACGGCCTCTGCCGCCTCACTCTATGCTGCTACAACCAGACCGATCGCCACCTAGCACCCTGTCTCCTATGCTGCGGCCTCGTGCTCCGCCCGCGAGGTCTCCGCCTGCCGTGATGCTCATTCGACAACACCAAATTCATTCATCAATTTTCCAGAAAAGGCATGAAATTCGCCGCCTTGATTTCAGGTCTATGGGGGTGGGGGAAGGCTTGACGGGGgtttggggagggggagcgggAAGTGGCGGCGCCGAGGTGGGGGAAGGGTGAGGGTCCGACGGAGGTGTGCGGATGGGGGAAGGTAGcctccacctctctctctcgctcatctCCTTCgccccctttctttctctctctctcgaattCACCATGTTCAACGGTGGTAGGGGACGACGGcagggtgggggaagggggaagGTCCACCCTGCTGGAGAAGTGCCGACAACGGAGGTAGGGAAGTGGTGGTGGCGGTGTGGCCGAAGGGAGATGGGGGATGGTCTGagggggtgggggaaggggtGAAGGGGGAAGGGGGAAAGTTGACGTGTAggattttatgttttaaaattttaggtTTATATTTGTTCAATATTCAAATTCTTGATTTGGGATGTTTAATGTCTGCTTCATTAGTGAAGTTTATTAGTCAGATGCCAGTTGGATGATTAATTTTGCCaactcaatttattttttgacaTGTCAGCAATAATTTCATCAAATGCAAAAAATGTgttaaaaattgaataaatttaaagttcatgtatttataactatattttaaagttcatgtcaaATACCAAAAAGTTagtaaagttcatatatttatataccaATTAgcctttattttttatgaattcCCGCGATGGAATCTAGGAAGAGTAATACTTTTATTACTTGACCAAGACTCGTAGGCTTGAGCTTCTTCACATCTATGAATAGAATAGACCATGAGTTAATTTATCACAGCTGAGTATGTATCAATGGCTGCGACACAGAAAATTCAGAAAGTGCAGCCTCTCTTAGTCCGATTGGAGAAGAACAAAAATGACTACTTTCCGCAGGCGGTCTCCTTCGGTCCGTACCACCACGGCGAACCGGAGCTCGCTTTCTTCGAGGCCTTGAAGCCGAAGGCCGTCGAGTTGTTCATATCAGGCGGCCCAGAAGGATACGATGAGTCGTTCTACCACAAAAAAATTGTTGGCATCATCGGTGAAATACGAGACTGCTACGACGAAACCACGATTGGCAACGATGAGCTAGCCGCGATGATGCTCCGGGATGCCTCGTTGATGATAATCTTCATGGAGATGTACATTGACGGAAATGCAGAGCAGCCAGATGAGACGACGATGGACAAGATTAGAGGCATTGTGGATCTTTTTGGCATATTGCCAATGACGATTTTGTGGCGTGACTTGTTTCTGCTTCAGAATCAGATCCCTTTAGTCGTGGTGGAGGTTTTGATGGATTTAAGATGCGGGGAAGGTGAGGGCGAATACCAAAACTTGCTTAACAGGTATATTTCATCTCTTTCAATACAATGACATAATATTATCATGAGACGAGGTATTGGTGtaataatctatatctatatctatattaaTAGCAATAATTGGCACAACATGTAAATTgcttattttattcttattacattttattaagattaattttgtAAATCACTCTAAAAAaggttataattttataaattacgtattatatatgtgtaagaatatattaattaattcattatatatatatctaatgtACATTTCAGATAAATTGCTAGCTATAGTTTGGATGCTACCACTGTACGTCAAAAAATATAGTAGTTTCttcttttcttattcttttttaaatttattacattttagaCAActacttcaatttttttctatcatatttatataaaacATTAGGAAATATATTTAAGGGAGATAAAGAACTTCAAAACGTGAACATAATATATTggggaataaaataaaatatgatgaattaaactaaacTTGAGAGACTAAAGTTTATTTTAAGCCTGTAACTTGGTCATTTTGTAAATGTAAGACAAATATTTTCGAGCTTGCAATTCTAggacaaattatttttttgagcTCAATTTGTCTTGTGCCGAATTTTTGAAAGCTTGAAACTTTTTGTCCTATATTTACAAAACAGCCAAAGTTACAAGCCTATATAAAAGAATTTTGGGCTCCTTAcatagtactccatccgtcccaatataAGTAGTCACTTTTTTTTCAACAcgcaaattaaaaaatttattgttATGCTTTAATTGAGTACGTGGttcatatttttaaatgattttttctttatcttaattatttaattagcaAATTTGTCAATAAATGACTTTTTGGGGAAACTCTCCGCGTCGGCGAGATTTGTGTTGGGCGGCACTGTTGTGCGCGTGTGTATGTGTGcacaacgagagagagagagagagagagagagagggaggtcATGCAGGGGGCGGGGTGGCAGCCGGCGATGTTGTCGTccccggagaagaagagagaagggggaggtTTTGTGTTTGGCGTCGCtattgtgcgtgtgtgtgtgtttattgaaAGATGGTTTaggtttaattaaaaaattgaattgaattaattaattggacttaattaaataataaatatttccattttgaaAAAGttgccacttttagtgggacaaaccaaaatgaaaGGATGGTcatttttattgggacggaggaggAAGTACAAAATCTTGATTTTCTTGTGAAAAATATATGACAGGTTCTTGAATATGAGCATCTTCGGAGAGTATAGCAAGAAAAGAAAACTGTCTAGGAAGCCTCAGCACCTCCTCGAAGCCGTTCACATGCTGCTCGTCTTCGACTTTAAAGATGAGAGTGGCGATGCTCCAACTTGCTGCAAATTGCCCAAAGTTAAGAAAGCTGATCTAGAAAACGGTGGTGCAGAAACTAAAACTACTCATTCTCATGGTATAATCCATCGTCTTCTAAACTCTTGGGCTTGCAAGAACCAAGGAGCAGCCAACAAAAGCAAgttcaaaaacatcaaaaacatGTTTCATTCGTTTCGTTCGGTGACAGAGCTTAAGGCAAAGGgcatccatttcaaaccaagcCCAACCCAATCTTTGATGGATGTCAACTTCAAATCCAACTTCTTCTACGCCACACTCCAACTCCCCGTGTGGGTCGTCTCCACCGACGACAAGGTCATCTTGATGAACTTGATCGCCTACGAACTCAGCCCTAACAGCCGGGCCAACGGGGAGGTGGCGTCGTACATCAGCTTCATGAAGGCGCTCATGGAGAGGCCGGAAGACGTGAAGGAGCTGCGAGAGAAGAGAATCTTCATCAGCACGCTTGGCAGCGACCAAGAGGTTTTCAACATCTTCAAAGATATCAATACACACGGCTTCTTTAATCCCATGATTTTTGGTGCAGTGGAAGACAAGATCCAAGCACATTATAACAGCAATATCAAGACATGGATGGCTGAGCTCATCCACAATAATTTTCGATCTCCCTGGACCGTGGCTGCATTTTTTGCTGCCGTCGCATATCTTGCGATATCTGTCGGCCAGCTCTACTACGCCATGTATCCTCCAACTCAAGATTGATCACCATCTGTTTCAACTGTGTGTACCAATTAATAGTAGAAAACAAA comes from Salvia miltiorrhiza cultivar Shanhuang (shh) chromosome 3, IMPLAD_Smil_shh, whole genome shotgun sequence and encodes:
- the LOC131017341 gene encoding UPF0481 protein At3g47200-like, encoding MAATQKIQKVQPLLVRLEKNKNDYFPQAVSFGPYHHGEPELAFFEALKPKAVELFISGGPEGYDESFYHKKIVGIIGEIRDCYDETTIGNDELAAMMLRDASLMIIFMEMYIDGNAEQPDETTMDKIRGIVDLFGILPMTILWRDLFLLQNQIPLVVVEVLMDLRCGEGEGEYQNLLNRFLNMSIFGEYSKKRKLSRKPQHLLEAVHMLLVFDFKDESGDAPTCCKLPKVKKADLENGGAETKTTHSHGIIHRLLNSWACKNQGAANKSKFKNIKNMFHSFRSVTELKAKGIHFKPSPTQSLMDVNFKSNFFYATLQLPVWVVSTDDKVILMNLIAYELSPNSRANGEVASYISFMKALMERPEDVKELREKRIFISTLGSDQEVFNIFKDINTHGFFNPMIFGAVEDKIQAHYNSNIKTWMAELIHNNFRSPWTVAAFFAAVAYLAISVGQLYYAMYPPTQD